A section of the Sulfuricurvum kujiense DSM 16994 genome encodes:
- a CDS encoding helix-turn-helix domain-containing protein: MMHDIIDLPDDYIDKIYIEIGENVKKIRMEKGISQLKLAQAIGHKSLSIVSLAEIYHNKQHFNIEHLVKIAYVLDVNICNFFPHHNSTPN, encoded by the coding sequence ATGATGCACGATATTATTGACTTACCTGATGATTACATTGATAAAATATACATTGAGATTGGTGAGAATGTTAAAAAGATTCGTATGGAAAAAGGGATCAGTCAGCTAAAATTGGCGCAAGCCATTGGACATAAATCCCTCTCAATCGTTTCACTTGCAGAAATTTATCATAATAAACAGCACTTTAATATCGAACACTTAGTTAAAATCGCCTATGTTTTGGATGTCAATATCTGTAATTTTTTTCCTCACCACAATTCGACCCCAAACTGA